From Xenopus tropicalis strain Nigerian chromosome 3, UCB_Xtro_10.0, whole genome shotgun sequence, the proteins below share one genomic window:
- the LOC101732908 gene encoding histone H2A type 1, translating into MSGRGKQGGKTRAKAKTRSSRAGLQFPVGRVHRLLRKGNYAERVGAGAPVYLAAVLEYLTAEILELAGNAARDNKKTRIIPRHLQLAVRNDEELNKLLGGVTIAQGGVLPNIQSVLLPKKTESTKAAKSK; encoded by the coding sequence ATGTCAGGAAGAGGCAAACAAGGCGGGAAGACCCGGGCAAAGGCCAAGACTCGCTCATCTCgggctgggctgcagttcccagtCGGCCGTGTTCACCGGCTGCTGAGGAAAGGCAATTATGCTGAGCGGGTGGGAGCCGGAGCTCCAGTCTATCTTGCCGCAGTGCTGGAGTATCTGACCGCTGAGATcctggagttggccgggaacgctgcccgggataacaagaagacccgtatcatccccaggcacctgcagctcgctgtgcgcaacgatgaggagctgaacaaactgctcggaggggtgactatcgctcagggcggtgtcctgcccaacatccagtccGTGCTGCTCCCTAAGAAAACCGAGAGCACCAAAGCGGCCAAGAGCAAGTGA
- the LOC100495415 gene encoding histone H2B 1.1: MPEPAKSAPAPKKGSKKAVSKTQKKDGKKRRKSRKESYAIYVYKVLKQVHPDTGISSKAMSIMNSFVNDVFERIAGEASRLAHYNKRSTITSREIQTAVRLLLPGELAKHAVSEGTKAVTKYTSAK; encoded by the coding sequence ATGCCCGAACCCGCCAAATCCGCCCCAGCGCCAAAGAAAGGCTCTAAGAAAGCGGTGAGTAAAACGcagaagaaagatgggaagaagcgcaggaagaGCAGGAAGGAGAGTTACGCCATCTACGTGTACAAAgtgctgaagcaggtgcacccTGATACCGGCATCTCTtccaaggccatgagcatcatgaactcctttgtTAACGATGTGTTCgagcgcatcgcaggggaagcctcccgcctggctcattacaacaagcgctccaccatcacctcccgggagatccagaccgcggtccgcctgctgctgcctggggagctggccaagcacGCTGTGTCCGAGGGGACAAAGGCTGTGACTAAATACACCAGCGCCAAGTAA
- the LOC108646291 gene encoding histone H4 — MSGRGKGGKGLGKGGAKRHRKVLRDNIQGITKPAIRRLARRGGVKRISGLIYEETRGVLKVFLENVIRDAVTYTEHAKRKTVTAMDVVYALKRQGRTLYGFGG, encoded by the coding sequence ATGTCTGGCAGAGGCAAGGGCGGTAAGGGCctggggaaaggaggcgccaagcgccacaggaaggtgctgcgggataacatccaggggatcaccaagcccgccatccgccgcctggcacgcagagggggagtcaagcgcatctccGGCCTCATttatgaggagactcggggggtgCTGAAAGTTTTCCTGGAGAACGTTATCCGGGACGCtgtcacctacaccgagcacgccaagaggaagactGTTACCGCTATGGATGTGGTGTAtgctctcaagcgccagggccgcactctctacggaTTCGGGGGTTAA